The following coding sequences lie in one Maribacter forsetii DSM 18668 genomic window:
- a CDS encoding 2-isopropylmalate synthase: MSKDIVQIFDTTLRDGEQVPGCKLDREQKLVIAERLDVLGVNVIEAGFPVSSPGDFKSVEAIAKLVKNATVCGLTRAVKNDIEVAAEALKHAKIPRIHTGIGTSDSHIKFKFNSNRDAIIERAVSAVSYAKTFVEDVEFYAEDAGRTDNEFLARVCEAVIKAGATVLNIPDTTGYCLPDEYGAKIKYLYENVKGIDKAILSCHCHNDLGLATANSIAGVINGARQIECTINGIGERAGNTSLEEVVMIMRQHPNLNFDTTINSKLLYDTSLMVSRKMGMMVQPNKAIVGANAFAHSSGIHQDGVIKNRETYEIIDPADVGVTESSIVLTARSGRAALAYRAKIVGYELTKTQLDDVYQEFLRYADTRKEVKDDDIHQIIETSNIDLQSIS; encoded by the coding sequence ATGAGTAAAGATATCGTTCAAATATTTGACACTACTTTAAGAGATGGAGAGCAAGTACCAGGTTGTAAATTAGACCGGGAGCAAAAATTGGTCATTGCTGAACGCCTAGATGTACTAGGTGTTAATGTAATTGAAGCTGGTTTTCCCGTTTCAAGTCCTGGAGATTTCAAATCTGTAGAAGCCATAGCTAAACTCGTTAAAAATGCTACTGTTTGTGGATTGACACGTGCAGTCAAAAATGACATTGAAGTCGCAGCAGAAGCTCTTAAACATGCTAAAATTCCAAGAATACATACTGGAATTGGTACATCTGACTCTCATATTAAATTTAAATTCAATTCTAATAGAGATGCGATTATTGAGCGTGCAGTTTCCGCTGTTAGCTATGCCAAGACTTTTGTTGAAGATGTTGAGTTTTACGCTGAAGATGCCGGCCGAACAGATAATGAGTTTTTGGCTCGCGTATGCGAAGCGGTAATTAAAGCAGGTGCTACTGTTCTTAATATTCCTGATACTACAGGGTATTGTTTGCCAGATGAATATGGCGCCAAAATAAAATATTTATATGAAAACGTAAAAGGCATAGACAAGGCTATACTATCATGTCACTGTCATAACGATTTAGGTTTGGCAACCGCAAATTCAATTGCCGGCGTCATTAATGGCGCAAGACAAATTGAATGTACCATAAATGGTATTGGTGAACGCGCCGGTAATACTTCTTTAGAAGAAGTCGTCATGATTATGCGCCAACATCCCAATTTAAATTTTGATACTACCATAAACAGTAAATTACTTTATGATACCAGTTTAATGGTTTCTCGTAAAATGGGTATGATGGTGCAACCTAACAAAGCTATTGTAGGCGCCAATGCATTTGCGCATAGTTCTGGTATTCACCAAGATGGAGTTATTAAAAATAGGGAAACTTATGAGATTATAGATCCTGCGGATGTAGGTGTCACAGAATCTTCTATTGTTTTGACTGCAAGAAGTGGTAGAGCTGCCCTAGCATACAGAGCAAAAATTGTGGGTTACGAATTAACGAAAACACAATTAGATGACGTATATCAAGAATTCTTAAGATATGCGGACACTAGAAAAGAAGTAAAAGATGATGATATTCATCAAATTATAGAGACTTCAAATATAGATTTACAAAGTATTAGCTAA
- a CDS encoding RluA family pseudouridine synthase has translation MSKKQHSTVDNLQVLFEDNHLIVINKRPGDIVQGDKTGDRPLSDTVKAFLKKKYNKPGNVYLGVVHRLDRPTSGIVVFAKTSKALPRLNKMFAEKDAKKTYWAVVKNCPNEAEKRLVHWMKRNTKQNKSYAHIKEVPDSKKAILTYRIIKKLDRYFLLEVDLETGRHHQIRSQLTAIGSPIKGDLKYGFDRSNANGSIHLHARKLRIIHPVKKEPLEIIAPPPNDPIWNACL, from the coding sequence TTGTCGAAAAAACAACATTCTACCGTAGATAACCTTCAAGTACTATTTGAAGACAATCACTTAATAGTAATCAACAAACGCCCAGGTGATATCGTACAAGGTGATAAAACTGGCGATAGACCGTTAAGTGACACCGTAAAAGCATTTCTAAAGAAAAAGTATAACAAACCCGGCAATGTATATTTAGGAGTTGTGCATCGTTTGGATCGCCCTACATCTGGTATTGTAGTATTTGCCAAAACCTCTAAAGCTTTACCTAGGCTAAACAAAATGTTTGCGGAGAAAGATGCAAAAAAAACCTATTGGGCAGTGGTAAAAAATTGTCCGAACGAAGCTGAGAAAAGATTGGTTCATTGGATGAAGCGAAATACGAAACAAAACAAATCTTACGCCCACATCAAAGAAGTTCCAGATAGTAAAAAAGCAATTTTAACGTACCGCATCATAAAAAAATTAGATAGATATTTTCTTTTGGAAGTTGATTTGGAAACTGGTCGTCACCATCAAATAAGGTCACAGCTTACTGCCATTGGCAGCCCTATTAAGGGCGACTTAAAATACGGATTTGACAGAAGCAATGCTAACGGCAGTATTCATTTACATGCTAGAAAACTGCGTATAATACATCCAGTAAAAAAAGAACCTTTAGAAATTATTGCTCCTCCACCAAATGATCCTATTTGGAATGCATGTCTTTAA
- the lspA gene encoding signal peptidase II: MILIIVLMTVGCDQVSKELTRQKVEPEVFIPVIKNHLILTNVENTGAMLGFGQDFPPILKRFLLQALPMLLLLIMLYRIMSKPNLNLLLIVAFALVIGGGLGNLIDRIAYGSVTDFFQIRLGVWRTGIFNMADVAVTIGVLMFIFLIIRGKKTGNLGSTIIN; this comes from the coding sequence TTGATTCTAATCATTGTTTTAATGACGGTTGGTTGCGATCAAGTATCTAAAGAACTAACACGCCAAAAAGTAGAGCCAGAAGTTTTTATTCCTGTAATAAAAAATCATTTGATTCTTACAAATGTGGAGAATACAGGTGCTATGCTTGGCTTTGGACAGGACTTCCCTCCTATTTTAAAGAGATTTCTGCTACAGGCATTACCAATGTTATTACTATTGATAATGCTCTATAGAATTATGAGCAAACCCAATTTAAATCTTTTATTGATTGTTGCTTTTGCTTTGGTCATAGGTGGCGGATTAGGAAATTTAATAGACCGAATTGCTTATGGGTCCGTTACAGATTTTTTTCAGATTAGATTAGGCGTATGGAGAACGGGAATATTCAATATGGCTGACGTTGCAGTAACCATTGGCGTTCTTATGTTTATATTTTTAATAATAAGAGGAAAAAAAACTGGCAATTTAGGTAGTACAATAATTAATTAG
- a CDS encoding DUF4252 domain-containing protein: protein MLKKICALIIFLVITSCGSYNSIDTFYNAHKNDNQVTAVRVPQFMLSMISEISPEMKAMVGNTKDLRYMQFPSTTADRTQFLNQQMNGITGNSFIEVFRKNDNLKRNVVSVREKKNSVKEILIYNNDNQNGSFLYFNGDFDPVKVREMAKNEQFTKFGDNIINQFGASTPGINSQN from the coding sequence ATGTTAAAGAAAATTTGTGCCTTAATTATATTCTTAGTAATTACTTCTTGCGGTAGTTACAACTCTATTGATACATTTTATAACGCCCATAAAAATGATAATCAAGTTACCGCGGTGCGTGTACCACAATTCATGTTATCTATGATCAGTGAAATCTCTCCAGAAATGAAAGCTATGGTAGGAAATACCAAAGATTTAAGATACATGCAATTCCCAAGCACAACGGCAGATAGAACCCAATTTTTAAATCAGCAAATGAACGGTATTACAGGTAACTCTTTTATTGAGGTATTTAGAAAGAATGATAATTTAAAGCGTAATGTAGTTTCCGTACGTGAAAAAAAGAATTCCGTAAAAGAGATATTAATTTACAACAACGATAACCAAAACGGTTCGTTTTTATATTTCAATGGTGATTTTGACCCTGTAAAAGTTAGAGAGATGGCTAAAAATGAACAGTTTACCAAATTCGGAGATAATATCATCAATCAATTTGGCGCTAGTACACCAGGTATCAATTCACAGAACTAA
- a CDS encoding DMT family transporter — protein MKSNHLQHLLEINLAMLFVATSGALGRYVQLSVPVAIGARAILAFLALFLYCKWKGFSLKIDKRDAPVIFLSGILMGVHWVTYFYALKLSNVAIGMLSIFTYPVITAFLEPILLKTKFQLVHLLLAFLVLTGMYFLSPTLDIENSYTIAIGFGVFSALAYALRNIILKQKVSRYNGSMLMTYQTAIVGIVLFPFLFSVPTTTLLNQWEVLVALAVLTTAIGHTMFLMTFKHFNITTVSILSSVQPVYGILIGAIFLSEIPKGTTILGGILILSSVVIESIRSKKPT, from the coding sequence ATGAAAAGTAATCACCTTCAGCATTTATTGGAAATTAACCTCGCCATGCTTTTTGTAGCTACGTCTGGTGCCTTAGGACGTTATGTTCAGTTGTCGGTGCCTGTGGCAATTGGTGCTAGGGCAATACTAGCTTTTTTGGCATTGTTTCTATATTGTAAATGGAAAGGATTCAGTTTAAAAATAGATAAAAGAGATGCTCCGGTAATTTTTCTAAGTGGGATATTAATGGGAGTACACTGGGTAACTTATTTCTACGCATTAAAGTTATCTAATGTGGCAATAGGTATGCTTTCTATATTTACGTACCCAGTGATAACGGCTTTTTTAGAACCTATTCTTTTAAAAACCAAATTTCAATTAGTGCATTTGCTCCTTGCTTTTTTAGTGCTTACCGGAATGTATTTTCTTAGTCCCACCTTAGATATTGAAAATTCATATACAATAGCTATCGGTTTTGGTGTATTTTCTGCTCTTGCATACGCTTTGCGCAATATTATTTTGAAGCAAAAAGTTTCAAGATATAATGGTTCAATGCTTATGACGTATCAGACTGCAATTGTTGGCATTGTTTTATTTCCTTTCTTATTTTCGGTACCAACAACTACGCTTTTAAATCAATGGGAAGTATTGGTTGCACTAGCGGTTTTAACCACGGCTATTGGTCATACTATGTTCTTGATGACGTTTAAACATTTCAATATTACTACAGTAAGTATATTAAGTAGTGTGCAACCTGTTTATGGTATTTTGATAGGAGCTATTTTCTTATCTGAAATACCAAAAGGAACAACAATTTTAGGAGGTATACTTATTTTAAGTTCGGTGGTAATAGAAAGTATACGTTCTAAAAAACCGACTTGA